One genomic segment of Mobula hypostoma chromosome 2, sMobHyp1.1, whole genome shotgun sequence includes these proteins:
- the LOC134342434 gene encoding cold-inducible RNA-binding protein-like, translating into MGDERKLFVGGLSFETDEQALEAVFSKYGEIVDTRVIKDKVTMTSRGFGFITFENPEDASEALQAMNGKSLDGRQIRVDHAEKKSGDGGYGGGRGGYRRGGSYTSGSGGYGGGGYGGGGYGGYGGGSGYSSGGYGGGGYGSGSSGYGGYRQYEPKSGGGYSRGTRGNNYDRYSTR; encoded by the coding sequence ATGGGCGACGAACGAAAGTTGTTCGTCGGCGGACTGAGCTTTGAGACGGACGAGCAGGCGCTGGAAGCCGTTTTCTCCAAGTACGGCGAGATCGTTGACACCCGGGTGATCAAGGACAAGGTCACCATGACGTCCCGCGGCTTCGGCTTCATCACCTTCGAGAACCCGGAGGATGCCTCCGAGGCCTTACAGGCAATGAACGGCAAGTCCTTGGACGGCCGCCAGATCCGGGTGGACCACGCCGAGAAGAAGTCGGGAGACGGCGGTTACGGAGGAGGACGCGGCGGCTATCGGCGGGGCGGCAGCTACACAAGCGGAAGCGGCGGCTACGGAGGCGGCGGCTACGGTGGCGGCGGATACGGTGGTTACGGCGGCGGCAGTGGCTACAGCAGCGGCGGCTACGGCGGAGGTGGTTACGGTAGCGGAAGCAGCGGATATGGTGGTTATCGGCAGTACGAGCCCAAGTCGGGCGGCGGCTACTCCCGGGGGACCCGTGGTAATAACTACGATCGGTACTCTACCAGATAG
- the LOC134359355 gene encoding cold-inducible RNA-binding protein B-like — MAEEGKLFIGGLNFETDEQALEEVFCKYGQISEVRVIKDRDTQTSRGFGFITFENPGDAHDAMQAMNGKSLDGRQIRVDHAEKKSGGGGGYGGGGRSYGRGRGGGFGARQYDTRDYRGDGYSRGRGSYSYGGRSSYQ, encoded by the coding sequence ATGGCCGAGGAAGGAAAGTTATTCATCGGCGGCCTCAACTTTGAGACGGACGAGCAGGCGCTGGAGGAGGTGTTCTGCAAGTACGGGCAGATCTCCGAGGTGCGTGTTATCAAGGACAGGGACACCCAGACGTCCCGCGGCTTTGGCTTCATCACCTTCGAGAACCCGGGTGATGCCCACGATGCAATGCAGGCGATGAACGGCAAGTCTCTGGACGGTCGCCAGATCCGGGTGGACCACGCTGAGAAGAAGTCGGGAGGCGGCGGTGGCTACGGCGGCGGAGGACGAAGTTATGGCCGCGGGCGAGGTGGCGGATTCGGCGCCCGGCAGTATGACACGAGGGACTACCGCGGTGATGGCTACTCCCGAGGCCGAGGCAGCTACAGTTATGGAGGCCGCAGCTCCTACCAGTGA
- the glo1 gene encoding lactoylglutathione lyase, whose product MAQELTGLTDEQAYAACSEPDPSTKDFIMQQTMLRVKDPKKSLDFYTRIIGMTLLQKVDVPSMKFTLFFLGFEDKKEIPTEKNEHTAWTFSRRATIELTHNWGTEVDENQAYHNGNSDPRGFGHLGIAVPDVYAACKRLEELGVKFVKKVDGGKMKGLAFIQDPDGYWIEIFSPNQMLKIV is encoded by the exons ATGGCGCAGGAACTGACTGGCCTCACGGATGAGCAGGCGTATGCCGCTTGTTCGGAACCGGACCCGAGTACCAAG GATTTTATAATGCAACAGACAATGCTGAGAGTGAAGGATCCGAAAAAATCTCTTGATTTTTACACCAGAATCATTGGAATGAC ACTGCTGCAGAAAGTTGATGTTCCCTCGATGAAATTCACACTCTTCTTTCTGGGTTTTGAGGACAAAAAGGAAATCCCAACAGAAAAGAACGAGCATACGGCCTGGACCTTCTCTCGGAGGGCTACCATTGAGCTGACGCA CAACTGGGGCACAGAGGTGGATGAAAACCAGGCCTACCACAACGGCAATTCTGACCCCAGAGGATTTG GTCACTTGGGCATTGCTGTCCCTGACGTTTATGCAGCATGTAAGCGGCTTGAGGAACTCGGAGTAAAGTTTGTGAAGAAGGTGGATGGTG GTAAAATGAAGGGGCTCGCTTTCATCCAGGATCCAGATGGTTATTGGATAGAGATTTTCAGCCCAAACCAAATGCTTAAGATAGTATGA